One segment of Nostoc piscinale CENA21 DNA contains the following:
- the proB gene encoding glutamate 5-kinase encodes MTKTIVVKIGTSSLTQPETGQLALSTIATLTETLCHLRQQGNRVILVSSGAVGVGCARLGLTERPKAIALKQAVAAVGQGRLMRIYDDLFTTLQQPIAQVLLTRSDLVQRSRYLNVYNTFKELLGLGVIPVVNENDTVAVEELKFGDNDTLSALVASLVEADWLFLLTDVDRLYSADPRSVPDAKPIALVSNIKELAQLQIQTGGQGSQWGTGGMVTKISAARIAIAAGVRTVITQGRFPRNLEKILQGEPLGTHFEPQPEPTSARKRWIAYGLVPTGKLYLDQGAIAAISQAGKSLLAAGIKTLEGEFDTQDAVQLCDTNGNEIARGLVNYSSDELQKICGRHSREIPEILGYVGADTVVHRDNLVLT; translated from the coding sequence ATGACCAAAACGATTGTCGTCAAAATAGGCACTTCTAGCCTGACTCAACCTGAAACCGGGCAATTAGCACTTTCTACGATCGCAACTTTAACCGAAACACTTTGTCATTTAAGACAGCAGGGCAATCGTGTTATTTTAGTTTCCTCTGGTGCGGTGGGTGTGGGCTGTGCCAGATTAGGCTTAACCGAACGTCCAAAAGCGATCGCCCTCAAACAAGCAGTAGCCGCAGTTGGTCAAGGCAGGTTAATGCGGATATATGACGATTTATTTACTACCTTGCAACAACCCATCGCTCAGGTTTTGCTAACGCGCAGCGACTTAGTGCAGCGTAGTCGTTACCTCAACGTTTACAACACCTTTAAAGAATTGTTAGGGCTGGGTGTAATTCCCGTAGTTAATGAAAACGATACAGTAGCTGTTGAGGAACTGAAATTTGGTGATAATGACACCCTTTCGGCATTAGTAGCGAGTTTAGTCGAAGCAGATTGGCTATTTTTACTCACCGACGTAGATAGATTATATTCAGCCGATCCCCGTTCTGTACCCGATGCCAAACCCATTGCCTTGGTGAGTAATATTAAAGAATTGGCGCAATTGCAAATCCAAACAGGTGGTCAAGGCTCACAATGGGGTACTGGTGGGATGGTAACAAAAATCTCCGCCGCACGAATTGCGATCGCTGCCGGAGTGCGAACGGTAATTACTCAAGGGCGATTTCCCCGCAACCTCGAAAAAATTTTACAAGGGGAACCTTTAGGAACGCACTTTGAACCGCAACCAGAACCCACATCGGCCAGAAAACGCTGGATAGCTTACGGACTTGTGCCGACAGGAAAATTGTACTTAGATCAAGGTGCGATCGCTGCTATCTCCCAAGCTGGAAAATCATTATTAGCCGCAGGTATCAAAACACTAGAAGGAGAATTTGACACCCAAGACGCTGTGCAATTATGCGACACCAACGGTAACGAAATAGCCAGAGGATTAGTAAACTACAGCAGCGATGAACTACAAAAAATCTGCGGGCGACACTCTAGAGAAATTCCCGAAATTTTGGGATATGTGGGCGCAGATACCGTGGTGCATCGAGATAACTTAGTTTTGACTTAA
- a CDS encoding response regulator transcription factor, with translation MTHILLVEDEVKLARFIELELNYEGYQVSVAYDGLTALTAARELHPDLVILDWMLPGLSGLEICRRLRSTGDKVPVILLTAKDEVSDRVAGLDAGADDYVVKPFSVEELLARVRAHLRRNQEADAADILEFEDLSLNRRTREVYRGNRLIELTAKEFDLLDYLLSHPRQVITRDRILEEVWGYDFMGDSNIIEVYVRYLRLKLEINNEKRLIQTIRGVGYVLRE, from the coding sequence ATGACGCACATCTTACTTGTAGAAGATGAGGTCAAACTGGCGCGATTTATCGAATTGGAACTGAATTACGAAGGTTATCAAGTCAGTGTCGCCTACGATGGATTAACTGCCCTGACTGCGGCGCGAGAGTTACATCCAGATTTAGTTATTTTAGATTGGATGTTACCAGGGTTATCAGGTCTAGAGATTTGCCGCCGTTTGCGGAGTACTGGAGACAAAGTTCCAGTCATATTATTAACTGCGAAAGATGAAGTCAGCGATCGCGTCGCTGGTTTAGACGCGGGTGCTGATGACTATGTAGTTAAACCATTCAGTGTTGAAGAACTATTAGCCAGAGTCCGCGCTCATCTGCGCCGCAATCAAGAAGCCGATGCAGCCGACATCTTAGAATTTGAAGACCTCAGCTTAAATCGCCGTACCAGAGAAGTGTATCGCGGTAATAGATTAATTGAATTAACTGCCAAAGAATTTGATTTGCTGGATTATTTGCTATCCCATCCCCGACAAGTAATTACCCGCGATCGCATTTTAGAAGAAGTTTGGGGTTACGACTTCATGGGCGATTCCAACATCATCGAAGTTTACGTCCGCTACCTGCGCCTCAAACTTGAAATCAACAATGAAAAGCGCCTCATTCAAACCATCCGAGGCGTTGGCTACGTACTGCGTGAGTAG
- a CDS encoding response regulator transcription factor encodes MSAQLLLVDDEPGLREAVKDYLQESGFSVQVASNAREGWELMEQNTPDLVISDIMMPQVDGYQFLKQLREDPRFQSLPVVFLTAKGMTGDRIQGYQAGVDAYLPKPFDPDELVAIVENLLARRLVKPTFTGEDSETPDIAELANQIAQIKALLTQRSAIAQSPAPFKIDLTPREQSVLNLVAEGLMNKEIARRLETSVRNVEKYVSRLFSKTGTNSRTELVRFALEHGLAK; translated from the coding sequence ATGTCAGCACAACTGTTACTGGTAGATGATGAACCAGGATTGAGAGAAGCTGTGAAGGATTACTTACAAGAAAGCGGCTTTAGTGTTCAAGTTGCCAGTAATGCCCGTGAAGGCTGGGAGTTGATGGAACAGAACACACCTGATTTAGTGATTTCTGATATTATGATGCCCCAAGTGGATGGCTATCAGTTTTTGAAGCAATTGAGAGAAGATCCACGCTTTCAATCACTACCCGTTGTCTTCTTAACTGCTAAGGGTATGACAGGCGATCGCATTCAAGGCTATCAAGCAGGTGTTGACGCATATCTACCAAAGCCTTTTGATCCAGATGAGTTAGTAGCAATAGTAGAAAACTTACTTGCTCGTCGTCTTGTTAAGCCTACGTTTACAGGTGAAGACAGTGAAACTCCGGACATTGCCGAATTAGCCAATCAAATCGCGCAAATTAAAGCTCTGTTAACACAAAGAAGTGCGATCGCTCAATCTCCTGCTCCCTTCAAAATTGACTTGACCCCTAGAGAGCAAAGTGTTTTAAACTTGGTAGCTGAAGGGCTGATGAATAAAGAAATTGCTCGTCGCTTAGAGACCAGTGTTCGGAATGTAGAAAAATACGTGAGCCGCTTGTTCAGCAAAACTGGCACCAATAGCCGTACAGAATTAGTTCGTTTTGCACTAGAACACGGTTTAGCTAAGTAA
- a CDS encoding YqeG family HAD IIIA-type phosphatase, translating to MTWNNLLQPDLILHGSILQLTQEVIQQYGLKGLVLDVDETLVPFTVGTPSPELRQWVEEIRVNVDLWLVSNNLSEARIGSIARALNLPYYLGAAKPSRRKIRAALQAMDLPAHQVGMVGDRLFTDVLAGNRLGMFTILVEPIIHPDAALRSHPVRNFEVWISEILGASITPKRSIVNKK from the coding sequence ATGACTTGGAACAATCTCTTACAGCCTGACTTGATTTTACACGGTTCAATTTTGCAATTGACTCAAGAAGTTATTCAACAATATGGGCTGAAGGGACTTGTCTTAGATGTGGATGAAACACTAGTTCCTTTCACAGTGGGGACTCCTTCGCCAGAGTTGAGGCAATGGGTAGAAGAAATCCGTGTCAATGTTGACTTGTGGTTGGTGAGCAATAACTTAAGCGAAGCTCGCATTGGCAGTATTGCCCGTGCTTTGAATTTACCTTATTACTTGGGTGCAGCCAAGCCCTCTCGCCGCAAAATTAGAGCCGCTCTACAAGCAATGGATTTACCAGCACATCAAGTAGGAATGGTGGGCGATCGCTTGTTTACCGATGTTTTAGCTGGTAATCGCCTGGGAATGTTTACAATTCTCGTAGAACCGATTATTCATCCTGATGCTGCACTGCGTTCTCATCCCGTCCGAAATTTTGAAGTCTGGATTTCTGAAATCCTGGGAGCCTCTATCACACCTAAACGCAGCATTGTTAACAAAAAGTAA
- a CDS encoding NAD(P)H-quinone oxidoreductase subunit M, whose protein sequence is MDNPMLLKSTTRHIRIFAAEIDRDGELVPSNQVLTLDVDPDNEFNWNEDALQKIYRKFDELVESSSGADLTDYNLRRIGSDLEHYLRSLLQKGEISYNLSARVTNYSMGVPQVAVDDK, encoded by the coding sequence ATGGACAACCCAATGCTGCTCAAGTCCACAACCCGGCATATCCGCATTTTTGCGGCAGAAATTGACCGGGATGGCGAACTAGTTCCCAGTAATCAAGTTTTAACGTTGGATGTTGACCCAGACAACGAATTTAATTGGAATGAAGATGCTCTACAAAAAATTTATCGTAAATTTGACGAATTGGTAGAATCTTCTAGTGGTGCAGACCTGACAGACTATAACTTACGCCGCATTGGTTCAGATTTGGAGCATTATCTGCGATCGCTCCTCCAAAAAGGCGAAATCAGCTACAATCTATCTGCTCGCGTTACAAATTACAGTATGGGAGTTCCCCAAGTGGCTGTAGACGATAAGTAG
- a CDS encoding dipeptide ABC transporter ATP-binding protein, whose translation MSEALFCIENLRVAYPQRSGEELRWAVDDVSFTLQPGERMGLVGESGCGKSTLGRAAMRLLPPSSRVDGRVTFQGQSVFDLTLPQLRKFRGEAVALIFQDPMTRLDPLMTIGKHCLETLQAHSPELSAKEAKEKALATLEKVKIPASRWNQYPHEFSGGMRQRVAIALALLLNPKLIVADEPTTSLDVTVSAQILQELTRLCAEENMALLLISHDLAMVAEYCGRIGVMYNGKMVEMGATTSVFGNPQHEYTRSLLQAALHIQAVDESGEDNSQPTLDSQSPLLRVTELQQHYTIEPNLIERLFKAESQTIKAVDGINLELFPGEILGLVGESGCGKSTLSRTILQLIRPTSGKVEFLGQDLTKLSRQEIRSSRRQMQMVFQDPHACLNPAMTVGQSIGDPLLIHNLADAAKAKEEVLWMLQKVGLTPPEVYYQRFPSDLSGGQQQRVAIARALITRPKLLICDEPVSMLDASVQSQVLDLMLQLKAEFELTYLFITHDLWLARFLCDRIAVMNGGKIVELGPTKQIFANPQHPYTQTLLAAAPLLART comes from the coding sequence ATGAGTGAAGCTTTATTTTGTATAGAAAATTTACGAGTTGCCTATCCTCAGCGTAGCGGGGAAGAACTCAGATGGGCAGTTGATGATGTATCTTTTACACTGCAACCAGGGGAAAGAATGGGTCTGGTAGGGGAGTCTGGTTGCGGTAAATCTACGTTAGGACGGGCAGCAATGCGGCTGCTACCGCCATCTAGCAGAGTTGATGGACGAGTAACCTTTCAAGGGCAGTCAGTATTTGATTTAACATTACCTCAGTTGCGGAAATTTCGCGGTGAAGCGGTAGCACTGATTTTCCAAGACCCAATGACACGCCTTGATCCATTGATGACGATTGGTAAACATTGTCTGGAAACTTTGCAAGCACATTCACCAGAACTATCAGCCAAGGAAGCGAAAGAAAAAGCACTGGCGACGTTGGAAAAGGTGAAAATTCCGGCGAGTCGCTGGAATCAGTATCCACATGAGTTTAGCGGTGGAATGCGACAACGAGTAGCGATCGCTCTTGCTCTCCTCCTAAATCCTAAGTTAATTGTGGCTGATGAACCTACCACTAGTTTAGATGTCACTGTCTCCGCGCAGATTTTACAAGAATTAACCCGTCTCTGTGCGGAAGAAAATATGGCACTGTTACTGATTTCTCACGATTTGGCAATGGTGGCAGAATATTGCGGCCGCATCGGCGTAATGTACAACGGCAAAATGGTAGAAATGGGGGCGACTACATCGGTATTTGGTAATCCTCAACATGAATATACGCGATCGCTTTTGCAAGCAGCTTTGCATATTCAAGCTGTGGATGAAAGTGGAGAAGATAATTCACAACCAACACTTGATAGTCAATCACCACTTTTACGAGTTACAGAACTCCAGCAACACTACACAATAGAACCTAACTTGATAGAACGACTGTTTAAAGCGGAAAGTCAAACAATCAAAGCTGTAGATGGAATTAACCTGGAACTATTTCCGGGAGAAATTTTAGGTTTAGTAGGGGAATCGGGCTGTGGTAAAAGCACATTGTCGCGGACTATCTTACAGTTAATTCGGCCGACATCTGGCAAGGTAGAATTTTTGGGACAAGATTTAACCAAGCTATCACGTCAAGAAATTCGCTCTTCCCGCCGACAGATGCAAATGGTGTTTCAAGATCCCCATGCTTGTTTAAATCCGGCGATGACTGTGGGGCAGAGTATAGGTGATCCTTTGTTAATTCATAATCTTGCCGATGCAGCAAAAGCCAAAGAAGAAGTCTTGTGGATGTTGCAAAAAGTCGGTTTAACACCGCCAGAAGTTTATTATCAACGTTTTCCGTCAGATTTATCGGGCGGACAACAACAACGGGTGGCGATCGCACGGGCTTTAATTACTCGTCCTAAACTGTTAATTTGCGATGAACCAGTGAGTATGTTAGATGCCAGTGTGCAATCACAAGTTTTAGATTTGATGTTGCAGTTAAAAGCAGAATTTGAATTAACTTATCTCTTTATTACTCATGATTTGTGGTTAGCGAGATTTTTGTGCGATCGCATTGCGGTGATGAATGGCGGTAAAATCGTCGAACTCGGCCCGACAAAACAAATTTTTGCCAATCCACAGCATCCTTATACTCAAACTTTATTAGCCGCAGCTCCCTTATTAGCTCGGACTTAA
- a CDS encoding Npun_R1517 family heterocyst differentiation transcriptional regulator, with translation MNSKALPRQINNIEVGVYECEIHLKFRLIEEKSLLGDREQLLQVLLDALTEGSDDFLETLQASVKAQEVSEFKASPQMRRQLMRLRNAADNTQ, from the coding sequence ATGAACTCAAAAGCATTACCACGCCAAATAAATAATATTGAAGTCGGTGTTTATGAATGCGAGATTCATCTCAAATTCCGATTGATTGAGGAAAAGAGCCTCCTGGGCGATCGCGAGCAACTGTTGCAAGTACTACTAGACGCTTTAACTGAAGGTTCTGATGACTTTTTAGAGACACTGCAAGCCTCTGTGAAAGCTCAGGAAGTCTCAGAATTTAAGGCCTCGCCCCAAATGCGTCGTCAACTGATGCGCTTACGGAATGCTGCTGATAACACTCAATAG
- a CDS encoding DUF3727 domain-containing protein — protein MFPSPFSEDNDRDHTGSITLTDETGRTLECYIEHSLSVDGQEYVLLLPVDSPIEIFAWEGDDEEEEAVLVEDDAILDEIFGTAQAVLSEQNLILKNTAYALTVAGELPAVDESELFTLEIEDDETDLEPEQLQLLASFYHEEQEYAIYTPLDPLLFFARITKDGEPELLSPEEFRQVQPLLEEQLFNEVE, from the coding sequence ATGTTTCCTTCTCCATTTTCTGAAGATAACGATCGCGATCACACAGGTTCCATCACCTTGACTGATGAAACAGGGCGAACCCTCGAATGTTATATAGAACATTCGCTCTCTGTAGATGGACAAGAATACGTCTTACTGCTTCCTGTGGACTCACCCATAGAAATTTTCGCTTGGGAAGGTGACGACGAAGAAGAAGAAGCCGTTTTAGTAGAAGATGATGCTATCCTTGACGAAATTTTTGGTACCGCCCAAGCAGTTTTATCCGAGCAGAACCTAATTCTGAAAAACACAGCTTACGCTTTGACAGTTGCGGGTGAACTACCAGCTGTAGATGAGTCGGAACTTTTTACATTAGAAATCGAAGACGACGAAACCGATTTAGAGCCAGAACAACTACAGCTACTCGCCAGCTTCTATCATGAAGAACAGGAGTACGCTATTTATACTCCCCTTGATCCACTGCTGTTTTTTGCCAGAATCACTAAAGATGGTGAACCGGAATTACTTTCTCCCGAAGAATTTCGCCAAGTGCAACCACTCCTAGAAGAACAACTTTTTAACGAAGTGGAATAA
- a CDS encoding Mo-dependent nitrogenase C-terminal domain-containing protein — MTSITLLHLHKDFLQKVSKWLESREINNIQLAHFVCKVIPSQCPFERDVTLFGRKLFHIPAMCKLNPFYEQLVSLRFRALCYLADECGEDVNVYC; from the coding sequence ATGACATCTATAACTTTGCTTCATTTACACAAAGATTTCTTACAAAAAGTTAGTAAATGGTTAGAAAGTAGAGAAATTAATAACATTCAATTAGCTCATTTTGTGTGCAAAGTGATACCATCACAATGTCCCTTTGAAAGAGATGTGACTTTATTTGGACGGAAACTGTTTCACATTCCAGCAATGTGTAAACTTAATCCCTTCTATGAGCAATTAGTAAGTCTGCGTTTTCGAGCTTTGTGTTATCTTGCTGATGAATGTGGTGAAGATGTAAATGTTTATTGCTAA
- a CDS encoding restriction endonuclease subunit R, whose translation MVKTIAAEKITLYDLEQRFKLQQTEDESFFSEWQESLPELTDIEKQRLARVEAIVANLERRSVLENTVKLAVVAPLLDLAGLFLPPFYVSTEDSVEVVATDEDILVRGRIDVLVLKEQLWVLVIESKRAEFSPKVGIPQVLSYMLAAPNGTRPRYGLVTNGTDFIFVKLVCQDVPRYGRSRQFILGQDHDLYRVLQVIKRLAEIVGQEK comes from the coding sequence ATGGTAAAAACAATCGCTGCGGAGAAGATAACGCTCTATGATTTGGAGCAGCGGTTCAAATTGCAACAAACTGAAGACGAGTCATTTTTCTCTGAATGGCAAGAAAGTTTACCTGAGCTAACAGATATAGAAAAACAGCGACTTGCAAGAGTAGAAGCCATAGTTGCTAATTTAGAGCGGCGTTCAGTCCTAGAAAATACAGTTAAGCTGGCTGTGGTAGCTCCCTTGTTGGATTTAGCCGGACTGTTTTTGCCTCCATTTTACGTCAGCACAGAAGACTCAGTAGAAGTTGTTGCTACTGATGAGGACATTTTAGTCCGGGGGCGAATCGATGTCCTAGTTCTCAAAGAACAACTTTGGGTGTTAGTGATTGAGTCAAAGCGGGCAGAATTTTCACCAAAGGTCGGTATTCCCCAAGTATTGTCCTATATGCTGGCGGCTCCCAATGGTACACGCCCTCGTTATGGACTTGTTACCAATGGCACAGATTTCATATTTGTGAAACTTGTTTGTCAAGATGTGCCAAGATACGGGCGATCGCGCCAATTTATCTTAGGACAAGATCATGACCTATATCGAGTGCTACAAGTCATAAAGCGATTGGCTGAAATTGTTGGACAAGAAAAATAG
- the psbA gene encoding photosystem II q(b) protein, with protein MTATLQQRRSANVWEQFCNWITSTNNRLYIGWFGVLMIPTLLAATTCFVIAFIAAPPVDIDGIREPVAGSLLYGNNIISGAVVPSSNAIGLHFYPIWEAASLDEWLYNGGPYQLVIFHFLIGVFCYLGREWELSYRLGMRPWICLAFSAPVAAATAVFLIYPIGQGSFSDGMPLGISGTFNFMIVFQAEHNILMHPFHMLGVAGVFGGSLFSAMHGSLVTSSLVRETTENESQNYGYKFGQEEETYNIVAAHGYFGRLIFQYASFNNSRSLHFFLAAWPVIGIWFTALGVSTMAFNLNGFNFNQSVIDSQGRVINTWADIINRANLGMEVMHERNAHNFPLDLAAGEQAPVAISAPAING; from the coding sequence ATGACAGCAACCTTACAACAGCGCCGTAGCGCCAACGTATGGGAGCAGTTCTGCAACTGGATCACCAGCACCAACAACCGCCTGTATATTGGCTGGTTCGGCGTATTAATGATCCCAACCTTGCTAGCTGCAACCACCTGCTTCGTAATCGCCTTCATCGCCGCACCCCCCGTAGACATCGATGGTATCCGTGAACCAGTAGCAGGTTCCTTACTCTACGGAAACAACATCATCTCCGGTGCAGTTGTTCCTTCTTCTAACGCAATTGGATTACACTTCTACCCAATTTGGGAAGCAGCATCTCTTGATGAGTGGTTGTACAACGGTGGCCCATACCAACTAGTAATATTCCACTTCCTGATTGGCGTATTCTGCTACTTAGGACGTGAGTGGGAATTGTCTTACCGCTTGGGAATGCGTCCTTGGATCTGCCTAGCATTCTCCGCTCCCGTAGCGGCTGCTACCGCAGTATTCTTGATTTACCCCATCGGACAAGGTTCCTTCTCTGACGGTATGCCCTTGGGAATCAGTGGTACCTTCAACTTCATGATCGTGTTCCAAGCAGAACACAACATCCTGATGCACCCCTTCCACATGCTTGGTGTGGCTGGTGTATTCGGCGGTTCTCTGTTCTCCGCAATGCACGGTTCCTTGGTAACTTCCTCCTTAGTTCGTGAAACAACCGAAAACGAATCCCAAAACTACGGTTACAAATTCGGTCAAGAAGAAGAAACCTACAACATCGTTGCAGCACACGGTTACTTCGGTCGCTTAATCTTCCAATACGCGTCCTTCAACAACAGCCGTTCCTTGCACTTCTTCCTAGCTGCATGGCCTGTAATCGGAATCTGGTTCACAGCGTTGGGCGTAAGCACAATGGCGTTCAACCTGAACGGTTTCAACTTCAACCAATCAGTGATTGACTCTCAAGGTCGCGTCATCAACACCTGGGCTGACATCATCAACCGCGCTAACTTGGGTATGGAAGTCATGCACGAGCGTAACGCTCACAACTTCCCCTTAGACTTGGCTGCTGGTGAGCAAGCTCCTGTTGCAATCTCTGCTCCTGCTATCAATGGCTAA
- the ruvX gene encoding Holliday junction resolvase RuvX, with protein MDKKQYISALGLDIGRKRIGVAGCDRTGLIATGITTIERSSFERDVEQFQNLVTERQVEILVVGLPYSMDGSLGFQAHQVQKFATKLSKALKLPIEYVDERLTSFQAEQMLIAENLSPSRHKGLIDRKAAALILQQWLDSRRSAPVKMLSSMDSF; from the coding sequence ATGGATAAAAAACAGTATATTTCAGCACTAGGATTAGATATCGGACGAAAGCGAATTGGTGTAGCAGGGTGCGATCGCACCGGTTTAATTGCTACAGGAATTACAACAATTGAACGCTCATCTTTTGAGCGCGACGTTGAGCAGTTCCAAAATCTCGTGACTGAACGTCAGGTAGAAATTTTAGTTGTTGGTTTACCTTATTCAATGGATGGTTCTTTGGGATTTCAGGCTCATCAGGTGCAGAAATTTGCCACTAAACTGAGTAAGGCTCTCAAACTGCCCATAGAATATGTTGATGAGCGCCTCACCTCTTTTCAAGCAGAGCAAATGCTCATCGCCGAGAATCTCTCACCATCGCGTCATAAAGGTTTAATTGACCGCAAAGCAGCAGCATTGATTTTACAACAATGGTTAGATTCTCGACGCTCTGCCCCAGTTAAAATGCTGTCGAGTATGGATAGCTTTTGA
- a CDS encoding GNAT family N-acetyltransferase → MTSLLPRNLSVVIRPVHYRDLDGIERLTQESFAATTLEGSNSAERQMQSLRRWYGLLKFLSWFPNPLQYRFCAYVAEQGRMLLGMIQVSPFNRTRSTWRIDKVVLDRAADKQGIGSQLLRHCFESILEARTWLLEVNINDIEALALYRQNGFQRLAEITYWKIEADLLAELAQAEPDLPNLLPVSNADAQLLYQLDTASMPPLVRQVFDRNTRDFKTSLFGALTDAVKQWLTKTEVVSGYVFEPQRKAAIGYFQVQLDRKGETPHVATLTVHPAYTWLYPELLSQLARIAQDFPQQGLRLASLDYQPEREEYLERIGAKRTEHTLIMSRSVWHKLRESKFVSLEGIQWTDVLQGLQPARKPIPGGMSWVKTGQQPSSEIPVPSKSESIGFKCNNCHTEPSCHNESVDGQQEK, encoded by the coding sequence ATGACTTCATTACTTCCTCGAAATCTCAGCGTTGTCATCCGGCCAGTCCACTATCGGGATCTGGATGGAATTGAGCGATTAACACAAGAGTCATTTGCCGCCACGACTTTGGAAGGCTCTAACTCTGCCGAGCGCCAAATGCAATCGCTCCGTCGTTGGTACGGCTTACTTAAATTTTTAAGCTGGTTCCCTAATCCACTCCAGTATCGTTTCTGCGCTTATGTGGCCGAACAAGGGCGAATGCTGTTGGGAATGATTCAAGTATCACCATTCAACCGCACTCGCAGTACTTGGCGCATTGATAAGGTGGTGCTAGATCGGGCTGCGGATAAACAAGGAATTGGCTCACAATTGCTGCGCCATTGCTTTGAGTCGATTTTAGAAGCGCGGACTTGGCTATTAGAAGTAAATATTAATGATATAGAAGCATTAGCCCTGTATCGCCAAAATGGATTTCAACGTTTAGCAGAAATTACCTATTGGAAAATAGAAGCCGATTTATTGGCTGAATTGGCACAAGCAGAACCAGATTTACCGAATTTGCTGCCAGTAAGTAACGCTGATGCCCAGTTGCTTTATCAACTAGATACAGCATCGATGCCGCCTTTGGTACGGCAAGTCTTTGACCGCAACACCCGTGATTTTAAAACCAGTTTATTTGGTGCGTTGACCGATGCTGTCAAGCAATGGCTAACTAAAACAGAAGTTGTCAGTGGTTACGTGTTTGAACCGCAACGCAAAGCTGCTATTGGCTATTTTCAAGTACAGCTTGACCGCAAAGGTGAAACTCCCCATGTGGCAACACTGACAGTTCACCCTGCTTACACTTGGTTGTATCCAGAGTTGCTTTCGCAATTGGCACGCATAGCGCAAGACTTTCCCCAACAAGGTTTGCGACTGGCTTCTTTAGACTACCAACCGGAAAGAGAAGAATATTTAGAACGGATCGGCGCAAAACGCACTGAACATACTTTGATTATGTCGCGTTCAGTTTGGCACAAACTCCGAGAATCAAAATTTGTCTCCTTAGAAGGGATTCAATGGACAGATGTGCTGCAAGGTTTACAACCAGCACGTAAACCCATACCAGGAGGAATGTCTTGGGTAAAAACTGGACAGCAGCCATCTTCAGAAATACCAGTGCCAAGTAAATCAGAATCTATTGGCTTTAAATGTAACAATTGTCATACAGAGCCATCTTGCCACAATGAATCAGTTGATGGTCAACAGGAAAAGTAG
- a CDS encoding class I SAM-dependent methyltransferase produces the protein MTENFFANKKSLFNNWAFSYDWTFPSVFYRAIHQRLLEYVDLSEQVKVLDLGCGTGRLLERLATKFPDLRGTGLDLSPNMLRMARISNRHHPRLIYIEGNAESLPFGEGQFDAVFSTISFLHYLEPQKVLSEVARVLTPGGRFYLVDFTFKQELELKKLPISPLGVRFYSPKQRETLGSASGLTCVSHHYLLGPVLLTIFVK, from the coding sequence ATGACAGAAAATTTCTTTGCTAACAAGAAATCTCTCTTTAACAACTGGGCTTTTAGCTACGATTGGACATTTCCCTCAGTATTTTATCGAGCTATTCACCAAAGGCTATTAGAATATGTTGACTTATCAGAGCAAGTCAAAGTCCTTGATTTGGGATGTGGAACTGGACGCTTATTAGAACGCCTCGCCACCAAATTTCCTGACTTGCGTGGTACAGGTTTAGACTTATCACCAAATATGTTAAGAATGGCGAGAATTAGCAACCGCCACCATCCACGTTTAATTTATATTGAGGGTAATGCTGAATCTCTACCCTTTGGGGAAGGTCAATTTGATGCTGTGTTCAGCACTATTAGCTTTTTACATTATTTAGAACCGCAAAAAGTTCTCAGTGAAGTAGCGCGAGTCCTAACTCCCGGCGGACGCTTTTACTTAGTTGACTTTACTTTTAAACAAGAACTAGAACTTAAAAAACTGCCAATTTCTCCTTTAGGAGTCCGTTTTTACAGTCCCAAACAAAGAGAAACTTTGGGTTCTGCTTCTGGACTTACTTGTGTCAGTCATCATTACTTATTAGGGCCTGTTCTGCTCACAATTTTTGTTAAATAG